Proteins from a single region of Chrysemys picta bellii isolate R12L10 chromosome 9, ASM1138683v2, whole genome shotgun sequence:
- the ZMYM3 gene encoding zinc finger MYM-type protein 3 isoform X3 — protein sequence MDSSEFPGSLDPLSLPDKPLIGDLPADMEFGEDLLGSQTASTQQGSGLQPPVMEWDQTKQVTADGDLDLLVKADSLADLSKSNNLDLNKPSVLDVLEKPGVLDDLDEATDLMVLDKPGDLEGLYKAHSSQDMADGHGDSSVLAREDIVPEAWKEGEDKPKYDSGDLKDDCAAATAALCDGNTLESPLQPIPVAGELSCAPSTEEFTTQLSSLPAVSPQPSLKQAKKTRLKAPRKSSPVQKEEPAAEEGLQQSPALPPEHTDEGQAEEGEEDGGNALRQESSMPKAQETTLSSSPGEDLAGKGSEQPTEKEQKRSERARRSEAARPETVNSSESIPVSDEDSDAMVDDPNDEDFVPFRTRRSTRMSLRTQMAQRAARSTVTKMTCANCRTPLQKGQTAYQRKGLPQLFCSSSCLTTFSKKPPGKKICTFCKKEIWNTKDSVVAQIGSGASFHEFCTSVCLSLYEAQQQRPAPQPAEASDTSRCSVCHKPGEIQHEVSNGNVVHRLCSDACFTKFRATKGLKTNCCDNCGLYIYNKGLPLEYLFHEGQQKRFCNSTCLNSYKKKNTRVYPCMWCKTLCKNFDMLPNVDRSGKMGLFCSICCTTSHKVKQSGLTGPARPCSFCRKSLSEPCYYNKTDRVVYQFCSPSCWTKFQRTSPEGGIHLNCHYCHNLFSGKPEILDWQDKVYQFCCKDCCEDFKRLRGVVSQCEHCKQEKLLHEKIRFSGVEKNFCSEGQTPEPKPPGSSPQKAETNMVSAKASSAQMSPAPPPPPVPATPRKNKAAMCKPLMQNRGVSCKIEVKSKGCQTEADWKPQVIVLPIPVPIFVPVPMHMYCQKVPVPFSMPVPVPVPMFLPTTLESTDKIVETIEELKVKIPSNPLEADILAMAEMIAEAEELDKASSDLCDLVSNQSAEGLLEDCDLFGPARDDVLAMAVKMANVLDEPGQDLEADFPKNPLDINPSVDFLFDCGLVGPDDVSTDPDLPRTIRKGQKRLVLSESCSRDSMSSQPSCTGLNYSYGVNAWKCWVQTKYAGGESSKGEELRFGPKPMRIKEDILACTAAELNYGLAQFVKEITRPNGERYEPDSIYYLCLGIQQYLLENNRMVNIFTDLYYLTFVQELNKSLSGWQPTLLPNNTIFSRVEEEHLWECKQLGVYSPFVLLNTLMFFNTKFFGLQTAEEHMQLSFTNVVRQSRKCTTARGTTKVVSIRYYAPVRQKKGRDSSSGKRKREEELPILEQRENRMNPLRCPVKFYEFYLSKCPESLRNRNDVFYLQPERSCIAESPLWYSVIPMDRSMLESMLNRILAVREIYEEHSRGSGLEEDMD from the exons ATGGATTCCAGTGAATTTCCTGGATCTTTGGACCCACTTTCTCTGCCTGATAAGCCACTGATTGGTGATCTCCCTGCTGACATGGAGTTTGGGGAAGACCTTCTGGGCTCCCAGACAGCTTCTACACAGCAAGGGTCAGGTCTTCAACCCCCTGTGATGGAATGGGATCAGACCAAGCAGGTCACTGCAGATGGGGACTTAGACCTTTTGGTGAAAGCAGACAGTTTGGCTGACCTAAGCAAATCAAACAATCTTGATCTAAATAAACCCAGTGTCTTGGATGTTCTGGAGAAACCTGGTGTCTTAGATGACTTGGATGAAGCCACTGACTTGATGGTTCTAGATAAACCAGGGGATTTGGAGGGTCTGTACAAGGCACATTCTTCCCAGGACATGGCGGATGGGCATGGGGACTCCTCTGTGCTGGCTAGGGAAGACATTGTGCCAGAAGCTTGGAAAGAAGGGGAAGATAAACCAAAATATGACTCTGGGGACCTAAAAGATGATtgtgctgctgccactgctgcgCTTTGTGATGGCAATACCCTGGAGTCCCCCCTGCAGCCCATTCCTGTTGCAGGGGAGCTGAGCTGTGCACCATCCACAGAGGAATTTACAACGCAGCTCTCAAGTTTGCCAGCGGTTTCGCCACAGCCCAGTCTTAAGCAGGCAAAGAAAACAAGGTTGAAGGCACCAAGGAAAAGCTCCCCTGTGCAAAAAGAGGAGCCAGCAGCAGAAGAGGGGCTACAacagagccctgccctgcccccggagcACACTGACGAAGGCCAGgctgaggagggggaggaggatggaggtAATGCCCTCAGACAAGAGAGCAGCATGCCGAAAGCACAGGAGACCACACTGTCATCATCCCCAG GAGAAGACCTGGCCGGGAAGGGAAGCGAACAGCCAACTGAGAAG GAGCAGAAGAGAAGCGAACGAGCCAGGAGATCAGAGGCAGCCAGGCCTGAAACTGTGAATTCCTCCGAGAGCA TCCCGGTCTCTGACGAGGACTCGGATGCTATGGTGGATGATCCCAATGATGAGGACTTTGTTCCCTTCCGTACCCGGCGCTCGACCCGCATGTCCTTACGCACACAGATGGCTCAGCGGGCTGCCCGCTCCACCGTCACCAAGATGACTTGTGCCAACTGCCGGACCCCACTGCAGAAGGGCCAGACAGCCTACCAGCGCAAAGGGCTCCCTCAGCTCTTCTGCTCCAGTTCCTGTCTCACCACCTTCTCCAAGAAACCACCCGGCAAGAAGATCTGCACCTTCTGTAAAAA agagATCTGGAACACCAAGGATTCTGTTGTGGCCCAGATCGGCTCAGGTGCTTCTTTCCATGAGTTCTGCACCTCTGTGTGCCTCTCCCTCTACGAAgcgcagcagcagagaccagccCCTCAGCCTGCAGAGGCCTCGGACACCAGCCGCTGCAGTGTCTGTCACAAGCCTGGGGAG ATCCAGCACGAGGTCAGCAATGGGAACGTGGTGCACCGGCTCTGCAGTGACGCCTGCTTCACCAAATTCCGAGCCACCAAGGGGCTGAAAACCAACTGCTGTGATAACTGCGGCCTCTACATCTACAACAAGGGATTGCCACTGGAGTACCTCTTCCACGAGGGCCAGCAGAAACGCTTCTGCAATTCCACCTGCCTCAATAGCTACAAGAAG AAGAATACCCGCGTGTACCCCTGCATGTGGTGCAAAACGCTGTGTAAGAACTTCGACATGCTGCCCAACGTGGATCGGAGCGGCAAGATGGGCCTGTTCTGCTCCATCTGCTGTACCACCTCTCACAAAGTGAAGCAGTCGGGTCTGACTG GTCCCGCTAGGCCCTGCAGCTTCTGCAGAAAGAGCCTGTCTGAGCCCTGCTATTACAACAAGACTGACCGGGTTGTGTACCAGTTctgcagccccagctgctggaccAAATTCCAG CGTACCAGCCCCGAGGGGGGGATCCACCTGAACTGTCATTACTGTCACAATCTCTTCAGCGGGAAGCCAGAGATTCTGGACTGGCAG GACAAAGTGTACCAGTTCTGCTGCAAGGACTGCTGTGAGGACTTCAAGCGGCTGCGTGGGGTGGTGTCCCAGTGTGAGCACTGCAAGCAAGAGAAGCTGCTGCACGAGAAGATCCGCTTCTCTGGGGTGGAGAAGAACTTCTGCAGCGAAG GTCAGACTCCCGAGCCCAAACCTCCTGGCTCTTCCCCACAGAAAGCAGAGACTAATATG GTGTCTGCAAAGGCCTCCTCAGCCCAGAtgtccccagctcccccaccgCCACCAGTTCCAGCCACGCCTCGGAAGAACAAGGCTGCTATGTGCAAACCATTGATGCAGAACCGAGGTGTGTCCTGCAAGATAGAAGTGAAGTCCAAGGGATGTCAGACAG AGGCAGACTGGAAGCCACAGGTGATTGTGTTGCCGATCCCCGTCCCGATCTTCGTGCCTGTGCCTATGCATATGTACTGCCAGAAAGTACCCGTGCCTTTCTCCATGCCTGTCCCG GTGCCTGTGCCAATGTTCCTGCCCACCACGCTGGAGAGCACGGATAAGATAGTGGAGACCATCGAGGAGCTGAAGGTGaagatcccttccaaccccctGGAGGCTGACATCCTGGCCATGGCCGAGATGATTGCAGAGGCTGAGGAGCTGGACAAGGCATCCTCAGACCTGTGCG ACCTGGTGAGTAACCAGAGCGCGGAGGGTCTCCTGGAGGACTGCGACCTGTTTGGGCCAGCAAGAGATGATGTGTTAGCCATGGCTGTCAAGATGGCAAATGTCTTGGATGAGCCTGGCCAGGACCTGGAGGCCGACTTCCCCAAAA ACCCTCTGGACATTAACCCCAGTGTGGATTTCCTCTTTGACTGTGGCCTGGTCGGGCCAGATGATGTATCCACAGATCCAGACCTCCCTCGCACCATCCGGAAG GGTCAGAAGCGTCTGGTGCTCTCCGAAAGCTGCTCCCGGGACTCCATGAGCAGCCAGCCGAGCTGCACAGGACTGAATTATTCATATGGGGTGAATGCCTGGAAATGCTGGGTGCAGACAAAGTACGCCGGCGGGGAGTCCAGCAAGGGAGAGGAGCTGCGCTTTGGGC CTAAGCCCATGCGTATCAAAGAGGATATCCTGGCCTGCACGGCTGCCGAGCTCAACTATGGTCTTGCCCAGTTCGTCAAGGAGATAACACGGCCCAACGGCGAGCGCTATGAGCCAGACAGCATCTATTACCTCTGCCTCGGCATCCAGCAG TACCTGCTGGAGAACAACCGGATGGTGAATATCTTCACAGACCTTTACTACCTGACCTTCGTGCAGGAGCTGAACAAGTCCCTGAGTGGCTGGCAGCCCACACTCTTACCAAACA ACACCATCTTCTCCCGTGTGGAGGAGGAGCATCTCTGGGAGTGTAAGCAGCTGGGGGTGTACTCCCCCTTTGTCCTCCTCAACACCCTCATGTTCTTCAACACCAAGTTCTTCGGCCTGCAGACTGCGGAGGAGCACATGCAGCTGTCCTTCACCAATGTGGTACGCCAGTCCCGCAAGTGCACTACAGCCCGGGGCACCACCAAGGTGGTGAGCATCCGCTACTACGCCCCCGTCCGGCAGAAAAAAGGGCGAG ACAGCAGTTCTGGGAAGCGGAAGCGAGAGGAGGAACTGCCGATCCTGGAGCAGCGGGAGAACAGGATGAACCCACTCCGGTGCCCGGTCAAGTTCTATGAATTCTATCTCTCCAAATG TCCAGAGAGCCTGCGGAACCGGAACGACGTCTTCTACCTGCAGCCAGAGCGGTCATGCATTGCAGAGTCACCTCTCTGGTACTCGGTCATCCCCATGGACAGGAGCATGCTGGAGAGCATGCTGAATCGCATCCTGGCCGTCCGGGAGATCTACGAGGAGCACAGCCGGGGCAGCGGCTTGGAGGAGGACATGGACTGA
- the ZMYM3 gene encoding zinc finger MYM-type protein 3 isoform X1 codes for MDSSEFPGSLDPLSLPDKPLIGDLPADMEFGEDLLGSQTASTQQGSGLQPPVMEWDQTKQVTADGDLDLLVKADSLADLSKSNNLDLNKPSVLDVLEKPGVLDDLDEATDLMVLDKPGDLEGLYKAHSSQDMADGHGDSSVLAREDIVPEAWKEGEDKPKYDSGDLKDDCAAATAALCDGNTLESPLQPIPVAGELSCAPSTEEFTTQLSSLPAVSPQPSLKQAKKTRLKAPRKSSPVQKEEPAAEEGLQQSPALPPEHTDEGQAEEGEEDGGNALRQESSMPKAQETTLSSSPGEDLAGKGSEQPTEKEQKRSERARRSEAARPETVNSSESIPVSDEDSDAMVDDPNDEDFVPFRTRRSTRMSLRTQMAQRAARSTVTKMTCANCRTPLQKGQTAYQRKGLPQLFCSSSCLTTFSKKPPGKKICTFCKKEIWNTKDSVVAQIGSGASFHEFCTSVCLSLYEAQQQRPAPQPAEASDTSRCSVCHKPGEIQHEVSNGNVVHRLCSDACFTKFRATKGLKTNCCDNCGLYIYNKGLPLEYLFHEGQQKRFCNSTCLNSYKKKNTRVYPCMWCKTLCKNFDMLPNVDRSGKMGLFCSICCTTSHKVKQSGLTGPARPCSFCRKSLSEPCYYNKTDRVVYQFCSPSCWTKFQRTSPEGGIHLNCHYCHNLFSGKPEILDWQDKVYQFCCKDCCEDFKRLRGVVSQCEHCKQEKLLHEKIRFSGVEKNFCSEGCVLLYKQDFTKNLGLCCITCTYCSQTCQRAVTEQLEGSTWDFCSEDCKSKYLLWYFKAARCHACKRQGKLLETIHWRGQIKHFCNQQCLLRFYNQQNQPNLDTQKGPESLLNSQTPEPKPPGSSPQKAETNMVSAKASSAQMSPAPPPPPVPATPRKNKAAMCKPLMQNRGVSCKIEVKSKGCQTEADWKPQVIVLPIPVPIFVPVPMHMYCQKVPVPFSMPVPVPVPMFLPTTLESTDKIVETIEELKVKIPSNPLEADILAMAEMIAEAEELDKASSDLCDLVSNQSAEGLLEDCDLFGPARDDVLAMAVKMANVLDEPGQDLEADFPKNPLDINPSVDFLFDCGLVGPDDVSTDPDLPRTIRKGQKRLVLSESCSRDSMSSQPSCTGLNYSYGVNAWKCWVQTKYAGGESSKGEELRFGPKPMRIKEDILACTAAELNYGLAQFVKEITRPNGERYEPDSIYYLCLGIQQYLLENNRMVNIFTDLYYLTFVQELNKSLSGWQPTLLPNNTIFSRVEEEHLWECKQLGVYSPFVLLNTLMFFNTKFFGLQTAEEHMQLSFTNVVRQSRKCTTARGTTKVVSIRYYAPVRQKKGRDSSSGKRKREEELPILEQRENRMNPLRCPVKFYEFYLSKCPESLRNRNDVFYLQPERSCIAESPLWYSVIPMDRSMLESMLNRILAVREIYEEHSRGSGLEEDMD; via the exons ATGGATTCCAGTGAATTTCCTGGATCTTTGGACCCACTTTCTCTGCCTGATAAGCCACTGATTGGTGATCTCCCTGCTGACATGGAGTTTGGGGAAGACCTTCTGGGCTCCCAGACAGCTTCTACACAGCAAGGGTCAGGTCTTCAACCCCCTGTGATGGAATGGGATCAGACCAAGCAGGTCACTGCAGATGGGGACTTAGACCTTTTGGTGAAAGCAGACAGTTTGGCTGACCTAAGCAAATCAAACAATCTTGATCTAAATAAACCCAGTGTCTTGGATGTTCTGGAGAAACCTGGTGTCTTAGATGACTTGGATGAAGCCACTGACTTGATGGTTCTAGATAAACCAGGGGATTTGGAGGGTCTGTACAAGGCACATTCTTCCCAGGACATGGCGGATGGGCATGGGGACTCCTCTGTGCTGGCTAGGGAAGACATTGTGCCAGAAGCTTGGAAAGAAGGGGAAGATAAACCAAAATATGACTCTGGGGACCTAAAAGATGATtgtgctgctgccactgctgcgCTTTGTGATGGCAATACCCTGGAGTCCCCCCTGCAGCCCATTCCTGTTGCAGGGGAGCTGAGCTGTGCACCATCCACAGAGGAATTTACAACGCAGCTCTCAAGTTTGCCAGCGGTTTCGCCACAGCCCAGTCTTAAGCAGGCAAAGAAAACAAGGTTGAAGGCACCAAGGAAAAGCTCCCCTGTGCAAAAAGAGGAGCCAGCAGCAGAAGAGGGGCTACAacagagccctgccctgcccccggagcACACTGACGAAGGCCAGgctgaggagggggaggaggatggaggtAATGCCCTCAGACAAGAGAGCAGCATGCCGAAAGCACAGGAGACCACACTGTCATCATCCCCAG GAGAAGACCTGGCCGGGAAGGGAAGCGAACAGCCAACTGAGAAG GAGCAGAAGAGAAGCGAACGAGCCAGGAGATCAGAGGCAGCCAGGCCTGAAACTGTGAATTCCTCCGAGAGCA TCCCGGTCTCTGACGAGGACTCGGATGCTATGGTGGATGATCCCAATGATGAGGACTTTGTTCCCTTCCGTACCCGGCGCTCGACCCGCATGTCCTTACGCACACAGATGGCTCAGCGGGCTGCCCGCTCCACCGTCACCAAGATGACTTGTGCCAACTGCCGGACCCCACTGCAGAAGGGCCAGACAGCCTACCAGCGCAAAGGGCTCCCTCAGCTCTTCTGCTCCAGTTCCTGTCTCACCACCTTCTCCAAGAAACCACCCGGCAAGAAGATCTGCACCTTCTGTAAAAA agagATCTGGAACACCAAGGATTCTGTTGTGGCCCAGATCGGCTCAGGTGCTTCTTTCCATGAGTTCTGCACCTCTGTGTGCCTCTCCCTCTACGAAgcgcagcagcagagaccagccCCTCAGCCTGCAGAGGCCTCGGACACCAGCCGCTGCAGTGTCTGTCACAAGCCTGGGGAG ATCCAGCACGAGGTCAGCAATGGGAACGTGGTGCACCGGCTCTGCAGTGACGCCTGCTTCACCAAATTCCGAGCCACCAAGGGGCTGAAAACCAACTGCTGTGATAACTGCGGCCTCTACATCTACAACAAGGGATTGCCACTGGAGTACCTCTTCCACGAGGGCCAGCAGAAACGCTTCTGCAATTCCACCTGCCTCAATAGCTACAAGAAG AAGAATACCCGCGTGTACCCCTGCATGTGGTGCAAAACGCTGTGTAAGAACTTCGACATGCTGCCCAACGTGGATCGGAGCGGCAAGATGGGCCTGTTCTGCTCCATCTGCTGTACCACCTCTCACAAAGTGAAGCAGTCGGGTCTGACTG GTCCCGCTAGGCCCTGCAGCTTCTGCAGAAAGAGCCTGTCTGAGCCCTGCTATTACAACAAGACTGACCGGGTTGTGTACCAGTTctgcagccccagctgctggaccAAATTCCAG CGTACCAGCCCCGAGGGGGGGATCCACCTGAACTGTCATTACTGTCACAATCTCTTCAGCGGGAAGCCAGAGATTCTGGACTGGCAG GACAAAGTGTACCAGTTCTGCTGCAAGGACTGCTGTGAGGACTTCAAGCGGCTGCGTGGGGTGGTGTCCCAGTGTGAGCACTGCAAGCAAGAGAAGCTGCTGCACGAGAAGATCCGCTTCTCTGGGGTGGAGAAGAACTTCTGCAGCGAAG GGTGTGTGCTTCTTTACAAACAGGATTTTACCAAGAacctgggtctgtgctgcatCACCTGCACCTACTGTTCCCAGACCTGCCAGCGGGCGGTCACCGAGCAGCTGGAGGGCAGCACCTGGGACTTCTGTAGTGAAGACTGCAAGAGCAAATACTTGCTATGGTACTTCAAG GCAGCTCGGTGCCATGCCTGCAAGCGTCAGGGGAAGCTGCTGGAAACCATCCACTGGCGGGGGCAAATCAAACACTTCTGCAACCAGCAGTGTCTGCTGAGGTTTTACAATCAACAGAACCAGCCCAACCTGGACACGCAGAAGGGGCCCGAGAGCCTGCTGAACA GTCAGACTCCCGAGCCCAAACCTCCTGGCTCTTCCCCACAGAAAGCAGAGACTAATATG GTGTCTGCAAAGGCCTCCTCAGCCCAGAtgtccccagctcccccaccgCCACCAGTTCCAGCCACGCCTCGGAAGAACAAGGCTGCTATGTGCAAACCATTGATGCAGAACCGAGGTGTGTCCTGCAAGATAGAAGTGAAGTCCAAGGGATGTCAGACAG AGGCAGACTGGAAGCCACAGGTGATTGTGTTGCCGATCCCCGTCCCGATCTTCGTGCCTGTGCCTATGCATATGTACTGCCAGAAAGTACCCGTGCCTTTCTCCATGCCTGTCCCG GTGCCTGTGCCAATGTTCCTGCCCACCACGCTGGAGAGCACGGATAAGATAGTGGAGACCATCGAGGAGCTGAAGGTGaagatcccttccaaccccctGGAGGCTGACATCCTGGCCATGGCCGAGATGATTGCAGAGGCTGAGGAGCTGGACAAGGCATCCTCAGACCTGTGCG ACCTGGTGAGTAACCAGAGCGCGGAGGGTCTCCTGGAGGACTGCGACCTGTTTGGGCCAGCAAGAGATGATGTGTTAGCCATGGCTGTCAAGATGGCAAATGTCTTGGATGAGCCTGGCCAGGACCTGGAGGCCGACTTCCCCAAAA ACCCTCTGGACATTAACCCCAGTGTGGATTTCCTCTTTGACTGTGGCCTGGTCGGGCCAGATGATGTATCCACAGATCCAGACCTCCCTCGCACCATCCGGAAG GGTCAGAAGCGTCTGGTGCTCTCCGAAAGCTGCTCCCGGGACTCCATGAGCAGCCAGCCGAGCTGCACAGGACTGAATTATTCATATGGGGTGAATGCCTGGAAATGCTGGGTGCAGACAAAGTACGCCGGCGGGGAGTCCAGCAAGGGAGAGGAGCTGCGCTTTGGGC CTAAGCCCATGCGTATCAAAGAGGATATCCTGGCCTGCACGGCTGCCGAGCTCAACTATGGTCTTGCCCAGTTCGTCAAGGAGATAACACGGCCCAACGGCGAGCGCTATGAGCCAGACAGCATCTATTACCTCTGCCTCGGCATCCAGCAG TACCTGCTGGAGAACAACCGGATGGTGAATATCTTCACAGACCTTTACTACCTGACCTTCGTGCAGGAGCTGAACAAGTCCCTGAGTGGCTGGCAGCCCACACTCTTACCAAACA ACACCATCTTCTCCCGTGTGGAGGAGGAGCATCTCTGGGAGTGTAAGCAGCTGGGGGTGTACTCCCCCTTTGTCCTCCTCAACACCCTCATGTTCTTCAACACCAAGTTCTTCGGCCTGCAGACTGCGGAGGAGCACATGCAGCTGTCCTTCACCAATGTGGTACGCCAGTCCCGCAAGTGCACTACAGCCCGGGGCACCACCAAGGTGGTGAGCATCCGCTACTACGCCCCCGTCCGGCAGAAAAAAGGGCGAG ACAGCAGTTCTGGGAAGCGGAAGCGAGAGGAGGAACTGCCGATCCTGGAGCAGCGGGAGAACAGGATGAACCCACTCCGGTGCCCGGTCAAGTTCTATGAATTCTATCTCTCCAAATG TCCAGAGAGCCTGCGGAACCGGAACGACGTCTTCTACCTGCAGCCAGAGCGGTCATGCATTGCAGAGTCACCTCTCTGGTACTCGGTCATCCCCATGGACAGGAGCATGCTGGAGAGCATGCTGAATCGCATCCTGGCCGTCCGGGAGATCTACGAGGAGCACAGCCGGGGCAGCGGCTTGGAGGAGGACATGGACTGA